A single region of the candidate division WOR-3 bacterium genome encodes:
- the secA gene encoding preprotein translocase subunit SecA: protein MLDVLKRLIPSKSEREVRRLREKVAEINAIYETYHALADADLPKKTEEFISRIKDGEPLDDILPEAFALVKEACRRLVGKRWTVTNQEITWDMVPFDVQLIGAIVLHEGKVAEMKTGEGKTLVATMPLYLNALEKKGCHLVTVNDYLARRDREWMGPIYESLGLTVGYIQAGMTPDERRPQYACDITYGTNNEFGFDYLRDNMVLRWEDKVQRGHHYAIIDEVDIILVDEARTPLIISGPVGFSKQKQLQELVPLVSRLFREQDRLVDRIVEEGQRLYRQGKTFEAAVKFLQALRGSPKNKRLLRVQQEEGVKRAIDQADGILRRDKRLHEIDAELFFVIDERDHSVDLTEKGRAALSPHDPNFFILPDLSTELAKWDVDPSLTPQERARHKEETYRQYAEKSERLANIAALLKAYALFEKDVDYVVTPDGQVVIVDEFTGRLMPGRRFSDGLHEALEAKEQVQVREETQTFGTITLQNYFRMYKKLAGMSGTAMSIAAELYNVYKLEAIEIPTNAPVRRIDYPDVVFRTRKAKYQAVVNEIVKWHKLGRPILVGTTSVQASEELDRLLRPTGIRYAILNAKNHEAESQIIAHAGEPGAVTIATNMAGRGTDIKLGKGVVKGERCYLISGDGKCAYWEEQPGRCYQEVPCGLYVIGTERHEARRIDDQLRGRSGRQGDPGSSRFFLSFEDDLLRLFGSDRMAAIMDRWASKEDEPVENRLVTKVIANAQKRVEIRNAEIRRHLLEYDDVMNRQREVVYSLRDTILKEPDLTKVFEEILEPFLEQLLQRFTGDSRNPLDWDWEGLRAELLKTFLADIVVTDEQRADFDREELKERLTHLARQRYQELAQEIGSERFPEWCRRVFLHTIDEAWRDHLHQLDIIREGIGLQAYGQKDPLVEYKQESFRLFSETMQEFYQNALRILFRVDPRSGEDRLSPRSPARVRAYKPEATTGEAKPVSSTSAATPVRRQTPKVGRNEPCPCGSGKKYKHCCGRVGSAQNPPADSKTIINR from the coding sequence ATGCTTGATGTCCTGAAGCGGTTAATACCATCCAAGAGCGAGCGCGAGGTCAGGCGCCTCCGGGAAAAGGTGGCAGAAATAAATGCGATCTACGAAACCTATCATGCGCTCGCTGATGCCGATTTACCGAAAAAGACCGAGGAGTTTATCAGCCGCATCAAGGATGGCGAACCGCTTGACGACATTCTACCCGAGGCATTTGCTTTGGTTAAGGAGGCGTGCCGCCGGCTTGTTGGTAAACGCTGGACCGTGACCAACCAGGAAATCACCTGGGATATGGTGCCGTTTGATGTCCAGTTAATCGGCGCAATTGTCCTCCATGAAGGCAAGGTTGCGGAGATGAAGACCGGTGAGGGCAAGACCCTGGTGGCAACAATGCCCTTATATCTCAACGCCCTTGAGAAAAAGGGCTGCCATCTGGTTACGGTCAACGACTACCTGGCGCGGCGTGACCGGGAGTGGATGGGACCGATTTACGAATCCTTGGGCTTGACCGTTGGCTACATTCAGGCGGGAATGACGCCAGATGAACGTAGACCACAATACGCCTGCGACATCACCTATGGCACCAACAACGAATTCGGGTTTGACTACCTGCGCGACAACATGGTGCTCAGATGGGAGGACAAGGTTCAACGCGGTCACCACTATGCCATCATTGATGAGGTTGACATCATTCTGGTTGACGAGGCGCGTACCCCTTTAATCATCTCCGGTCCTGTCGGCTTCTCCAAGCAGAAGCAACTTCAGGAGCTCGTCCCTTTGGTAAGCCGCCTTTTCCGTGAGCAGGACCGGCTGGTTGACCGAATCGTTGAAGAGGGGCAGAGGCTCTATCGGCAGGGCAAGACCTTTGAAGCCGCGGTAAAGTTCCTCCAGGCGCTGCGTGGGTCACCGAAAAATAAAAGGCTCCTGCGGGTTCAGCAGGAGGAGGGGGTGAAAAGGGCGATTGACCAGGCAGATGGCATCCTCCGCCGGGACAAAAGGCTGCACGAGATTGATGCGGAACTTTTCTTTGTCATTGATGAGCGCGACCACTCGGTTGACCTGACCGAAAAAGGCCGCGCTGCCCTTTCACCTCACGACCCCAACTTCTTCATATTACCCGACCTCAGCACCGAACTGGCAAAATGGGATGTTGACCCAAGCCTCACTCCGCAGGAACGCGCCCGGCACAAGGAGGAAACCTATCGCCAGTATGCGGAAAAGAGCGAAAGGCTTGCCAATATCGCTGCGTTATTAAAAGCCTATGCCCTTTTTGAAAAGGATGTTGACTATGTTGTTACCCCTGACGGCCAGGTGGTGATTGTTGATGAGTTCACCGGCAGGCTGATGCCGGGGAGGCGTTTTTCCGACGGTCTGCACGAGGCGCTGGAGGCAAAGGAGCAGGTCCAGGTGCGCGAGGAAACCCAGACATTTGGCACCATCACCCTCCAGAACTACTTCCGCATGTATAAAAAACTTGCCGGTATGTCTGGCACCGCCATGAGTATTGCTGCCGAACTTTACAATGTCTATAAACTTGAGGCGATTGAAATCCCAACCAATGCGCCGGTGCGCCGAATTGACTATCCGGATGTGGTCTTCCGCACCCGCAAGGCAAAGTATCAGGCGGTGGTTAACGAAATCGTCAAATGGCACAAATTGGGCAGACCGATTCTCGTTGGCACCACCTCGGTCCAGGCTTCAGAAGAGCTCGACCGGCTCTTACGACCGACTGGCATCCGCTACGCCATTCTCAATGCGAAAAACCACGAGGCGGAGAGCCAGATTATCGCCCATGCCGGCGAGCCGGGCGCGGTAACCATCGCCACCAATATGGCCGGACGCGGCACCGACATAAAATTGGGCAAAGGTGTTGTCAAGGGCGAACGCTGCTACCTTATCTCCGGTGATGGCAAATGCGCCTACTGGGAGGAACAGCCGGGGAGGTGTTATCAAGAGGTGCCCTGCGGACTTTATGTTATTGGTACCGAACGGCACGAGGCACGCCGCATTGACGACCAGTTACGCGGTCGCTCGGGCAGGCAGGGCGACCCGGGTTCGTCCCGTTTCTTCCTCTCCTTTGAGGATGACCTCTTGCGCCTTTTTGGCAGCGACCGCATGGCAGCAATTATGGACCGCTGGGCATCAAAGGAGGATGAACCGGTTGAAAACCGCCTGGTCACCAAGGTCATCGCCAACGCCCAGAAACGGGTTGAGATTCGCAATGCTGAAATTCGGCGCCACCTTCTCGAATACGACGATGTTATGAATCGGCAACGTGAGGTTGTTTATTCCCTGCGTGACACCATCTTAAAAGAGCCGGACCTCACAAAGGTATTTGAGGAAATCCTCGAACCGTTTCTTGAACAACTCCTTCAGCGCTTTACCGGTGACAGTCGCAATCCGCTTGATTGGGATTGGGAGGGTTTGCGCGCCGAGTTGCTCAAGACCTTTCTTGCCGACATCGTCGTCACCGACGAACAGCGAGCTGATTTTGACCGCGAAGAACTCAAAGAGCGGCTCACCCACCTTGCCCGTCAGCGCTATCAGGAACTGGCACAAGAAATCGGTAGTGAAAGATTTCCGGAATGGTGTCGCCGGGTATTTCTTCATACTATTGACGAAGCCTGGCGCGACCATCTCCATCAGCTTGACATCATTAGAGAAGGCATTGGCTTGCAGGCATACGGTCAGAAGGACCCTTTGGTTGAATACAAACAGGAGTCATTCCGGCTCTTCAGTGAGACGATGCAGGAGTTTTATCAAAATGCACTGAGGATTCTCTTCCGGGTTGACCCCCGGAGTGGCGAGGACCGGCTCAGCCCGCGCAGCCCGGCAAGGGTGCGTGCCTACAAACCCGAGGCAACAACCGGTGAGGCAAAGCCGGTATCGTCAACTTCAGCAGCAACACCGGTTCGGCGCCAAACACCAAAGGTGGGGAGAAACGAACCCTGCCCTTGTGGCTCAGGTAAAAAATACAAACACTGTTGCGGCCGGGTTGGTTCAGCACAAAATCCGCCGGCAGACAGTAAAACCATAATAAACAGATAA
- the sppA gene encoding signal peptide peptidase SppA, translating to MNRRTLIFVIIVAVLVTLITSLLTVGLFVAGLKEDFPSPGGRALGYITIEGTITDSRETVRQLRAMAKNPLVKGILIRVESPGGGVTAAHEIYSEIKRIRTQGKPVVVSMGTVAASGGYYVSTPANLIVANPGTLTGSIGVVMELPIIRGLLDKIGMKVEVIKSKEAKDIGSPFREMTETDRRLLQGVVSDVYEQFLEVVSKERQIPLDSLEKIADGRIMTGRQAREFGLVDSLGTLEDAKRILAEMCGIKGEPRLIKPRPRLPYIWRRFFEEASERLFGAIEFPRISYRWF from the coding sequence ATGAATCGCCGGACGCTGATTTTTGTCATCATTGTGGCGGTGCTGGTTACTTTAATAACCAGCCTGCTGACCGTGGGCTTATTTGTTGCCGGTCTGAAAGAGGATTTCCCTTCACCAGGGGGCAGGGCGCTGGGCTACATCACCATTGAAGGCACGATTACCGATTCCAGGGAGACGGTGCGGCAGTTGCGCGCAATGGCAAAGAACCCCTTGGTAAAAGGGATTTTAATCCGGGTGGAAAGCCCTGGTGGCGGGGTAACCGCAGCCCATGAGATTTATTCAGAAATCAAGCGCATCCGCACCCAGGGCAAGCCGGTGGTGGTGTCAATGGGGACGGTGGCGGCTTCGGGCGGTTATTATGTCTCCACCCCGGCAAATTTGATTGTCGCCAATCCCGGAACCTTGACCGGTTCAATCGGGGTGGTTATGGAGTTGCCGATTATCCGTGGTCTTTTGGATAAAATCGGGATGAAGGTGGAGGTGATAAAGTCAAAAGAGGCAAAGGATATCGGTTCGCCTTTTCGGGAAATGACCGAAACCGACCGGCGGCTTTTGCAGGGGGTGGTGAGTGATGTCTATGAGCAGTTTCTTGAGGTTGTCAGCAAGGAGCGGCAGATACCGCTTGACAGTTTGGAGAAGATTGCCGATGGCAGGATTATGACCGGCAGGCAGGCAAGGGAGTTCGGGCTGGTTGACAGCCTGGGGACACTTGAAGATGCCAAGCGCATCTTAGCCGAGATGTGCGGTATCAAGGGCGAGCCCCGGTTGATAAAACCGCGACCGAGACTGCCATACATTTGGCGCAGATTTTTTGAGGAGGCAAGTGAGCGCCTTTTCGGCGCAATAGAGTTCCCGAGGATTTCTTACCGCTGGTTTTGA